One Leptospira bouyouniensis DNA window includes the following coding sequences:
- a CDS encoding penicillin-binding protein 1A, whose product MNIEKTLRITITTFFSIALLGGLFFGYILSEVNKGKELQKLSSYQPTTPTKLYDTNGVLIAELYRHKQELLKYSDIPPHVIHAFLSVEDDNFFNHFGIDFLAIVRAAIKNIFAGRIVQGGSTLTQQLAKTILQQRKKTFGRKFLEALLTLQIEQEYTKEEILEIYFNLIYLGHGTTGLSSAANVYFQKDVRDLSIAEAAMLARLPKAPVTYSPFKNPKEAKQAHLVVLGLMAKNGFIPKDQVQKIHDDFWDRYWPVVITQSPSRSTWGAKLNRAPYFTEWVRQILEKELGEEALYTGGLRVYTTLDVRKQEIADEELRKGLIEQDKSAFGANFRYAGRADRGLVSLYNLFGSIFPVGVPYVTSLDDRQVFRLHLEKEMAQALELLTDFVPSENESAAVKEFQRSSLVFSSNLHVEGAVITIDHQTGYIQTMVGGSRFSPKNQFNRAMQARRQTGSAFKPFVYAAAIQNRAVGSGTGIMDAPLTTITEEGEGYSPQDISGDFRGMVPLSRALSLSLNIVSVQVLMRTGTDSVIDFASKVTKTNKSRFPTGPALALGVAELTPYEMALGYSILANKGKDVIPFSVRYVLNQSGTVVYNKEKEVQETLAEEAKNGTIQIIPEATAYIIKQMLIGVAMGGTPTQALRAADKGNYKGESGGKTGSTSSYTNVWYAGFDPKYTSIVWMGFDKSSLSLGKGVTAAGVAAPIWGKMYSRFYNEGPYPSFYPNGKSDEIPSDVVKGATCAFNGLSPGPNCPLTGNLFLKPITIAGRTLAVPGGRQCDGDRDHYRSMDLNDFLQRELEISDDELK is encoded by the coding sequence ATGAACATTGAAAAAACACTTCGAATTACCATCACTACTTTCTTTAGTATTGCACTATTAGGTGGACTTTTTTTTGGATATATTCTTTCGGAAGTTAACAAAGGGAAAGAACTACAGAAACTTTCATCATACCAGCCAACAACTCCTACAAAACTTTATGATACCAATGGTGTTCTCATAGCAGAATTATACCGACACAAACAAGAACTTTTGAAATACAGTGATATCCCTCCACATGTGATCCATGCATTTTTATCGGTAGAAGATGATAACTTTTTTAACCACTTTGGGATTGACTTTTTAGCAATTGTACGTGCTGCGATAAAAAATATTTTTGCAGGACGAATCGTGCAAGGTGGATCTACCTTAACCCAACAGTTGGCAAAAACAATCTTACAACAAAGGAAAAAAACCTTTGGTCGTAAATTCTTAGAAGCATTACTCACATTACAAATCGAACAGGAATATACCAAAGAAGAAATCTTAGAAATTTATTTTAACTTAATTTATTTGGGTCATGGAACCACTGGTTTATCCTCTGCAGCGAATGTATACTTCCAAAAAGACGTAAGGGATTTAAGCATTGCTGAAGCGGCAATGCTTGCAAGATTACCCAAAGCTCCGGTTACATACTCTCCTTTTAAAAATCCAAAAGAAGCAAAACAAGCTCATTTGGTCGTGCTTGGTCTAATGGCAAAAAATGGATTCATCCCAAAAGACCAAGTCCAAAAGATCCATGATGATTTTTGGGATCGGTATTGGCCAGTTGTCATCACCCAATCACCATCTCGGTCCACATGGGGGGCAAAACTCAACAGAGCTCCTTATTTCACAGAGTGGGTACGCCAAATTTTAGAAAAGGAATTGGGTGAAGAAGCACTTTATACTGGTGGTCTTCGTGTTTATACTACACTTGATGTGAGAAAACAAGAAATCGCAGATGAGGAGCTTCGAAAAGGTCTAATCGAACAAGATAAGTCTGCATTTGGGGCAAACTTCCGTTATGCGGGTAGAGCTGATCGAGGACTTGTTTCTTTATATAATTTATTTGGTTCAATTTTTCCAGTTGGTGTTCCTTATGTAACAAGCCTTGACGATAGACAAGTGTTTCGTTTGCATTTAGAAAAAGAAATGGCACAAGCTTTGGAACTTTTGACTGACTTTGTCCCTTCAGAAAATGAAAGTGCAGCTGTCAAAGAATTCCAAAGGTCATCTCTGGTGTTTTCATCCAACTTACACGTGGAAGGTGCAGTCATCACCATTGACCACCAAACAGGTTATATCCAAACGATGGTAGGTGGATCTAGATTTTCGCCTAAAAACCAATTCAACCGCGCGATGCAAGCAAGACGCCAAACAGGTTCTGCATTCAAACCATTTGTGTATGCAGCTGCCATCCAAAACCGTGCTGTTGGTTCAGGAACTGGGATTATGGATGCCCCACTTACCACCATCACAGAAGAAGGGGAAGGTTACTCTCCTCAAGATATTTCTGGTGACTTTCGTGGGATGGTTCCTTTGTCACGTGCGTTATCTTTATCACTTAACATCGTATCTGTGCAAGTCCTGATGCGAACAGGAACCGACTCTGTCATTGATTTTGCATCTAAAGTCACGAAAACAAACAAATCTCGGTTCCCAACGGGGCCTGCTCTTGCTTTAGGTGTGGCTGAACTCACTCCCTATGAGATGGCACTTGGTTATTCAATTCTGGCCAATAAAGGAAAAGATGTAATTCCATTTAGCGTTCGTTATGTTTTAAACCAAAGTGGCACTGTAGTTTATAACAAAGAAAAGGAAGTTCAAGAAACTTTAGCTGAAGAAGCAAAAAACGGGACAATTCAAATCATTCCAGAAGCCACTGCCTATATTATCAAACAAATGTTAATTGGCGTTGCAATGGGTGGAACTCCAACCCAAGCACTTCGAGCTGCGGACAAAGGAAATTATAAAGGTGAATCTGGTGGTAAAACTGGATCCACTTCATCATATACCAACGTTTGGTATGCTGGATTTGATCCGAAATATACTTCCATCGTATGGATGGGATTTGATAAATCTTCACTTTCCCTCGGTAAAGGAGTGACTGCTGCTGGTGTTGCAGCTCCAATTTGGGGGAAAATGTATTCTCGTTTTTATAACGAAGGTCCATACCCAAGTTTTTACCCCAATGGAAAATCAGACGAAATTCCTTCTGATGTGGTCAAAGGGGCAACTTGTGCGTTTAATGGTTTATCCCCAGGTCCCAATTGTCCTCTCACGGGAAATTTATTCTTAAAACCGATCACCATTGCGGGAAGGACATTGGCTGTTCCTGGTGGCAGACAATGTGACGGAGACAGGGACCATTACCGCTCCATGGACTTAAATGATTTCTTACAAAGAGAATTAGAAATTTCAGACGACGAACTGAAGTAA
- a CDS encoding MBL fold metallo-hydrolase, translated as MIVQLYGVRGSIASPLRNQDYRKKIIEILDLYKQSGAEGSADEFWQNLPYHLKFVTGSDTTCVSVTDDDGETYVLDMGTGLRNLGDELVSEYFTNQLKKTISFFITHTHWDHIQGLPFFKPIYFPDFHLHFYSPYSDLEKRLQTQQEPEFFPVPLEGTGSAKEFKLFFPGDVIEFPSGLKVECYPLKHPGGSFAYKFTNRSGKIFVFATDAEFTGADMDLIHECMPFFADADLLILDTQYTLDESFSKFDWGHTAYTMSVNCASSWRVKNLVLTHHEPSYSDEKIYEIYESAKLHKEQLGEKKLKIHLAREGLRFHL; from the coding sequence GTGATTGTGCAACTCTACGGAGTCCGCGGTTCCATTGCGAGCCCCCTCCGAAACCAAGACTACCGCAAAAAGATAATCGAGATTCTTGACCTCTATAAACAATCTGGGGCCGAAGGATCGGCGGATGAATTTTGGCAAAATCTCCCATACCATTTGAAATTTGTCACAGGATCTGACACAACCTGTGTATCTGTCACTGATGATGACGGGGAAACCTATGTTTTGGATATGGGGACAGGGTTACGCAATTTGGGTGATGAATTAGTATCCGAATACTTCACAAACCAATTGAAAAAAACCATTTCTTTTTTCATCACCCACACTCACTGGGACCACATCCAAGGTTTACCATTTTTTAAACCAATTTATTTCCCTGACTTCCATTTGCATTTTTATTCGCCTTATTCCGATTTAGAAAAACGATTACAAACCCAACAAGAACCAGAATTTTTTCCCGTGCCTTTAGAAGGAACAGGATCAGCAAAAGAGTTCAAATTGTTCTTCCCTGGTGATGTAATCGAATTTCCATCTGGTCTCAAAGTTGAATGTTACCCCTTAAAACACCCTGGTGGTTCTTTCGCTTACAAATTTACCAATCGTTCTGGTAAAATTTTTGTTTTTGCCACTGATGCAGAATTTACGGGTGCAGACATGGATCTCATCCATGAATGTATGCCTTTTTTTGCCGACGCAGACTTACTCATACTCGACACACAATATACGTTAGACGAATCATTTTCAAAATTTGATTGGGGTCATACTGCCTATACAATGTCAGTGAATTGTGCTTCGTCCTGGCGTGTCAAAAATCTTGTGCTCACACACCATGAGCCTAGTTATTCTGATGAAAAAATTTATGAAATTTATGAAAGCGCCAAATTGCACAAAGAGCAATTAGGCGAAAAGAAACTGAAAATTCATTTAGCAAGAGAAGGACTTAGATTCCACCTATAA
- a CDS encoding tetratricopeptide repeat protein has protein sequence MKKLLLTIILLTINFSVKAGESSFLNDDLASLIGQYDNETLAVISNELVKMANAEEGMGEFDLASTHYDRAIKIREAIGMKSHKSFASIQYLASQAYSKAGHFCEASTYAKKASDSFREHGISKFEQKAELESKEFAKACAVVAVR, from the coding sequence ATGAAAAAACTACTCTTAACCATCATCTTACTGACAATTAACTTCTCTGTGAAAGCAGGTGAGTCTTCTTTTTTGAATGATGATTTGGCTTCCCTCATTGGCCAATACGATAACGAAACTTTAGCGGTCATTTCCAACGAACTGGTAAAAATGGCGAACGCAGAAGAAGGGATGGGTGAATTTGATCTCGCTTCCACTCATTATGACCGTGCAATTAAAATTCGTGAAGCGATTGGTATGAAATCACATAAAAGTTTTGCATCCATTCAATACTTAGCAAGCCAAGCTTATTCCAAAGCGGGTCACTTTTGTGAAGCATCAACCTATGCAAAAAAAGCGAGTGATTCGTTCCGTGAACATGGAATTTCCAAGTTCGAACAAAAAGCTGAATTGGAATCAAAAGAATTTGCAAAGGCTTGTGCAGTGGTGGCGGTTCGTTAA